The following coding sequences lie in one Paenibacillus durus ATCC 35681 genomic window:
- a CDS encoding YfhD family protein, giving the protein MVRNSKVLSKNEKLKKLFEAKNEDVEFSAAEADRDDIKALDRAQEADRRQLHEIIEVEE; this is encoded by the coding sequence ATGGTCAGAAACTCAAAAGTGCTGTCCAAGAATGAGAAGCTGAAGAAACTGTTCGAAGCCAAGAATGAGGATGTCGAATTTTCCGCTGCGGAAGCGGACCGGGACGACATAAAGGCTCTTGACCGGGCGCAGGAAGCGGACCGCAGACAACTTCACGAGATCATAGAGGTAGAGGAATAG
- a CDS encoding LacI family DNA-binding transcriptional regulator: MKTIIDIARAAGVAKSTVSRYLNGGSVSEETREKIEHIIKQHNYVPNTFAQSLKAKKTSIIGTIVPRLDSFAVSQTLMGIDEELRKRQYRLLISSANQDMNREIEEIYDLARQKISGLLLLAAQITEQHLQAIRECRIPVVMIGQQHSLLHSVVHDDFHAGYMMGRHILNRGHRRIAYLGVTEQDIAVGVMRKEGFRKALDEYKDCEVRYYESSFRMNEAVTAAERLLEDWMPTIIVCATDNIALGVMKAAFLKQIPIPSGLSVTGFGGYDVTEIIHPALTTVKYHYKRAGKLAAENIISLVNREPIEMVTVLNCEIIGRESVDNLQGRII; the protein is encoded by the coding sequence GGTCTCCCGCTACCTTAACGGCGGATCAGTCAGTGAAGAGACAAGGGAAAAGATCGAGCATATTATCAAGCAGCATAATTATGTGCCCAATACGTTTGCCCAGAGCCTGAAAGCGAAGAAGACCAGCATTATCGGAACCATCGTTCCCCGGCTCGATTCGTTTGCGGTTTCGCAGACTTTGATGGGAATCGACGAAGAACTCCGGAAACGGCAGTATCGATTGCTTATTTCCAGTGCCAATCAGGATATGAATCGGGAGATTGAAGAGATTTACGATCTGGCCCGGCAGAAAATTTCCGGCCTGCTGCTGCTGGCGGCGCAAATTACGGAGCAGCATTTGCAAGCGATCCGGGAGTGCAGAATTCCGGTTGTCATGATCGGTCAGCAGCATTCATTGCTTCACAGTGTAGTCCATGACGATTTTCATGCGGGCTATATGATGGGCCGGCATATCCTGAATAGAGGCCACCGCCGCATCGCTTATCTGGGGGTTACCGAACAGGATATTGCGGTAGGGGTAATGCGCAAGGAAGGCTTTAGAAAAGCGCTGGACGAGTATAAAGACTGCGAGGTCCGATATTACGAGTCCAGCTTCAGAATGAATGAGGCGGTAACCGCCGCAGAACGTTTGCTGGAAGATTGGATGCCTACGATCATCGTTTGCGCAACCGACAATATCGCGCTGGGCGTGATGAAGGCCGCCTTTTTGAAGCAGATTCCCATTCCGTCCGGCCTTTCCGTAACGGGGTTCGGGGGGTACGATGTCACCGAAATCATACATCCGGCTTTAACGACTGTAAAATATCATTATAAGCGGGCGGGCAAGCTTGCCGCCGAAAATATCATTTCTCTAGTAAACCGGGAGCCTATAGAAATGGTAACGGTGTTGAATTGTGAGATTATCGGTAGAGAAAGCGTTGACAATTTGCAGGGACGCATCATATAA
- a CDS encoding glycoside hydrolase family 32 protein, which produces MKMSRAQLYRRIDQAEKGEWEALKQLAERSPWRQKFHIQPVAGLLNDPNGFAFFAGEYHLFYQWFPLGTGHGMKYWYHTSSSDLVHWKNRGIGIAPGGPFDSHGAFSGSAIEKDGKLYLMYTGNTRSPDWIRHPFQCMAVMEPDGVITKLEQPVILKVPRGFTDHFRDPKVWMEGGSYYCIIGAQRLDNTGSVVLYRSPDLIQWHFEGEIGTRLKSFGFMWECPDYFELDGTGILLFSPQGISPQGDRFRNIYQAGYLTGRPFNLADREFHHGEFRELDSGFDFYAPQTTQAPDGRRLLTAWMGLPEIDYPTDDHGWAHCLTLPRELTLKNGRLIQRPVRELVKLRGSKTEVRTVVNDESLSIAELAGTAYELLVDVRDGGANRFGIEFRAGRHERTVIYYDRTEGKLVLDRSLSGQSFALEYGTERKCPLELRDGTLTLHLFVDISSVEIFVNDGEETFTARIFPERESTGVNFFAEGGRVAFDAIKWDTQ; this is translated from the coding sequence ATGAAAATGAGCAGAGCCCAATTATACCGGCGAATCGATCAGGCGGAGAAGGGGGAGTGGGAAGCGCTGAAACAGCTGGCGGAGCGGAGTCCCTGGAGACAGAAGTTTCATATCCAACCCGTAGCGGGGCTGCTTAACGACCCTAACGGCTTTGCCTTTTTTGCAGGAGAATATCATTTGTTCTATCAATGGTTTCCGCTGGGAACAGGGCATGGCATGAAGTATTGGTATCACACTTCTTCTTCCGACCTTGTTCATTGGAAGAACCGCGGGATAGGCATCGCCCCAGGCGGTCCCTTTGATTCGCATGGAGCTTTTTCGGGAAGCGCGATTGAGAAAGACGGGAAGCTGTACCTGATGTATACAGGCAATACCCGCAGTCCAGATTGGATCAGACATCCCTTCCAGTGTATGGCCGTTATGGAGCCGGATGGGGTTATAACCAAGCTGGAGCAGCCGGTCATCCTTAAAGTTCCCCGCGGCTTTACCGATCATTTTAGAGACCCGAAGGTGTGGATGGAAGGCGGAAGCTACTACTGTATAATTGGCGCGCAGCGTCTCGATAATACGGGGAGTGTGGTGCTGTATCGCTCGCCGGACCTGATCCAGTGGCATTTTGAAGGGGAGATCGGCACCCGCTTGAAATCATTTGGCTTCATGTGGGAATGCCCGGATTATTTTGAACTGGATGGAACGGGAATCCTGCTGTTCTCTCCGCAGGGAATATCTCCGCAGGGTGATCGATTCCGCAACATCTATCAGGCAGGTTATTTGACTGGAAGGCCCTTTAACCTGGCTGACCGGGAATTTCACCATGGCGAGTTCCGGGAGCTTGACAGCGGCTTCGATTTCTACGCTCCGCAGACAACGCAGGCTCCTGATGGCAGACGTCTGCTGACGGCATGGATGGGGCTTCCTGAAATTGATTATCCTACAGATGATCATGGCTGGGCGCACTGCCTGACGCTTCCCCGGGAATTAACCCTGAAGAACGGCAGATTGATTCAGCGTCCGGTTCGGGAATTGGTAAAGCTTAGAGGCAGCAAGACCGAAGTGCGAACGGTTGTGAATGACGAATCGCTGTCCATTGCGGAGCTTGCAGGCACTGCTTATGAGCTGCTGGTTGATGTCCGGGACGGCGGAGCGAACCGCTTCGGCATCGAATTCCGTGCAGGCCGGCATGAGAGAACGGTAATCTATTACGACCGCACAGAGGGGAAATTGGTGCTGGACCGTTCCCTTTCCGGGCAGAGCTTCGCCTTGGAATACGGAACGGAACGAAAATGCCCGCTTGAGCTTCGGGACGGGACGCTGACGCTGCATTTGTTTGTGGACATTTCTTCTGTGGAAATTTTTGTGAATGATGGGGAGGAAACCTTCACGGCGAGAATTTTTCCGGAACGGGAAAGCACGGGAGTCAACTTCTTCGCAGAAGGCGGAAGGGTAGCATTTGACGCGATAAAATGGGATACTCAATAA
- a CDS encoding sucrose-specific PTS transporter subunit IIBC, translating into MSENQKIAEQVVEAVGGRENIVSFAHCATRLRIMVRDKELIDQKRTESIDKVKGAFFNSGQYQIIFGTGTVNRIFEEVEKLGIQSTSKENLKQEGKKAGNTLQRAIRTFGDVFVPIIPVLVATGLFMGLRGLLTQPQILSLFGAVPEDISPNFLLFTQVLTDTAFAFLPALVAWSAFRVFGGSPVLGIVLGLMLVNPALPNAYAVAGGSAEPLKFLGFIPVVGYQGSVLPAFFIGLLGAKLEKRLRKRIPEALDLILTPFLTLLIMITLGLFAIGPVFHSLETVVLNGTTYVLGLPFGIAGLLIGFFQQIVVVTGVHHIFNFLEIQLLEKTGSNPFNAIITCAMAAQGAACLAVGLKTKNLKLKALALPSSLSAFLGITEPAIFGVNLRFMKPFIMGLIGGAAGGFLASLVHLSATGMAITVIPGTLLYMNGQLPLYILTNLTAMAVSFVLTWMFGYRDAASEGTEELPAAETGRAPGAGSAAQASGNTAGQAAEPTKVPVFAKDRVATADAPGILTLLSPISGTLVDLGQVPDPAFAEKQMGDGIAIQPDEGKVYAPFDAVVAHVMEKSKHAVILEHASGVQVLIHIGIDTVSLKGQGFVLNVHTGDQVKAGQLLVEFDPETIRKAGLSTVTPVIIPNGIEGVLDFSVTASGNVSAAADRIMKVNYAVANHA; encoded by the coding sequence ATGTCCGAAAATCAAAAAATCGCCGAGCAGGTTGTAGAGGCTGTTGGAGGAAGAGAAAATATCGTTTCTTTTGCGCACTGCGCCACCCGTCTGCGCATTATGGTACGCGACAAAGAATTAATTGACCAGAAACGTACGGAGAGCATTGATAAGGTTAAGGGAGCTTTTTTCAACTCGGGGCAATATCAGATTATATTTGGTACGGGTACCGTCAACCGGATCTTCGAGGAAGTGGAAAAGCTGGGTATTCAGAGCACGTCCAAGGAGAATCTTAAGCAAGAGGGGAAAAAAGCGGGGAATACCCTTCAGCGGGCCATTCGCACCTTTGGGGACGTATTTGTCCCCATTATTCCCGTCCTCGTGGCGACCGGCCTGTTCATGGGTCTGCGCGGATTGCTGACTCAGCCGCAGATTCTTTCCCTGTTCGGAGCCGTTCCGGAAGATATCTCGCCTAACTTTCTGCTGTTCACGCAAGTGTTGACCGACACCGCCTTTGCGTTCCTGCCCGCTCTTGTTGCCTGGTCGGCATTTCGGGTATTCGGGGGCAGTCCGGTGCTTGGGATCGTGCTTGGGCTGATGCTGGTTAATCCGGCGCTGCCTAATGCCTACGCCGTTGCAGGAGGAAGCGCCGAGCCTCTCAAGTTTCTCGGATTCATTCCCGTCGTAGGTTACCAGGGCTCCGTTTTGCCTGCCTTTTTCATCGGCTTACTTGGGGCTAAATTAGAGAAGCGTTTACGTAAGCGCATTCCGGAAGCGCTTGATTTAATTCTGACGCCTTTCCTTACGCTGCTGATTATGATCACGCTTGGATTATTCGCAATCGGACCTGTGTTTCACTCTCTTGAAACCGTTGTCCTAAATGGAACCACCTATGTGCTTGGACTGCCGTTTGGCATTGCCGGTCTGCTGATCGGTTTCTTTCAACAGATTGTTGTTGTTACAGGCGTGCATCATATCTTTAATTTTCTGGAAATTCAGCTTCTAGAGAAGACGGGCTCCAATCCGTTCAACGCCATCATTACATGCGCAATGGCTGCTCAAGGCGCGGCATGCCTCGCCGTTGGGCTGAAGACGAAGAATCTCAAATTGAAGGCTTTGGCGCTGCCATCCTCGCTGTCGGCCTTTCTCGGGATTACCGAGCCTGCCATTTTCGGGGTGAACCTGCGCTTCATGAAGCCTTTCATCATGGGGCTTATCGGCGGTGCCGCCGGGGGCTTTCTGGCTTCCCTGGTTCATCTGTCCGCTACAGGCATGGCAATCACGGTTATTCCCGGCACTCTGCTCTATATGAACGGTCAGCTTCCGCTCTACATTCTGACCAATCTTACCGCCATGGCTGTATCCTTCGTTCTCACCTGGATGTTTGGATACCGTGATGCCGCGTCGGAAGGCACTGAGGAGCTGCCAGCGGCAGAAACGGGTCGTGCGCCCGGCGCGGGTTCGGCGGCTCAAGCCTCCGGGAACACCGCTGGTCAGGCTGCGGAACCAACAAAGGTTCCGGTGTTTGCCAAAGACCGCGTTGCCACGGCAGATGCTCCCGGAATACTCACCTTGCTGTCTCCTATAAGCGGAACACTGGTGGATCTGGGACAGGTGCCCGACCCGGCCTTTGCCGAGAAACAGATGGGAGATGGCATTGCGATTCAGCCGGATGAAGGAAAGGTGTATGCACCTTTCGACGCCGTCGTGGCACATGTTATGGAGAAGAGCAAACATGCGGTGATTCTGGAGCATGCCAGCGGGGTGCAGGTACTGATTCATATTGGAATCGACACCGTATCTTTAAAAGGCCAAGGATTTGTGCTGAACGTTCACACCGGCGATCAGGTGAAGGCGGGACAGCTGCTGGTCGAATTCGACCCGGAAACGATCCGCAAAGCGGGACTGTCCACTGTTACTCCTGTGATTATTCCTAACGGAATTGAAGGCGTGCTTGATTTTAGCGTCACTGCATCCGGAAATGTAAGCGCAGCCGCCGACCGGATTATGAAAGTGAACTATGCGGTTGCCAATCATGCCTGA